gacagcgatatattgtttctctaacttctgacaaatgtaagtctctttggatagaagcgtctgctataCGCCCTCAATGTAAACCATATTCGGGTCATTGTATTTGCTTCATGGGGCTCCCCTGGGTGCTGTCGGGTGCTGACCTGCTGTCCTTGGCCCCCCCGTCCTCAGGGTGTTCATGGAGAGCGGGTGCTGCGAGGTGCCCCTGCCCCCCATGGTCGGCCCGTGCTCCCAGGCCAGCGCCTTCTTCAACAAGACGGAGGGCGCGGCCACGGGCGCGGTGGGCGTGTTCACCTACAACCTGTTCAACTACGAACTCAACGACTACAGCCACGTGCTGGCCGTCATGTACTCCGTGCCCTACGACCGCATCCTCTACTCCAACTGGTGCGCCGTGGGCGTGTTCGAGCGCGGCACCGAGTGCGACTACAGCCTGTACGACGCCTTGTACAACGGCTCCGAGGACCGCTTCGCCCGCGCCAAGGCCGACGGCGGGGGCGTGTCCTACGAGGGCGACTACGTGGTGGTCGGCGCCTCCATGTCTGACTCAGGGGAGGCCGTGGTGAGGGTGGACATCAACGACCTGGGCATGTACTAGGgtcgggaggtggaggagggggaagaggtggaggagtgggggCTGGACTAGggcagggggaggtggaggaggtgagctaGACTAGGACAGGGGATGTGGAGGAAGggtagtgctgtgtgtgtggaccctCCCGTGGTTTCAATCATATCGTATATTGATAATAAAAGGTAATAATGATAAAGGTAATCGTTATCTTTTAACCGGTGCACTAAAGCCCACTAACGTCATTCAACAGCGGTTGGCGTCATTCTTTATTGCTAGGAAGTCATTTATCATTTGAATTAAAGAAATTATAATTTTATATTTTTGACTCCCCGTTATTTTACCTCACCTCTTGTATCTTAGTATGTGTTGCACTAAAACCTCTGTGGTGATCGTTGAAGGAGGTACGGATGAAATCAGACAGCCAGACCACTCCACCGGCCCGCCACGCCCAACATCCCAGTCGTCCTCATGACTCAGACAGCCGATACCACGCAGAGACCCAGGGAGCACCGGGTGTTAATCTCCCGTCCAGTCAGAGATAAGCAGCCTGGCTCCTGTGATAACACGCCCCGGTACTACGAATACTACGGCCAGGGAGGGACCGGCCGTACGTTTAGTAACCTCTCAGGATTGGACCTGCGATAACGGCGGTGCTTAGAGAACCTACAACACTGTTATCAATACTATTCTCCAACTCACCAAACACCAGGGCCAGCCCATGGGAGGTCCCCACCGCGATGACTCCAGACACCGTCTACAAGGAGGACGAAACAGACCAATGAAACACAGGAACCATACTTGATAGGCTCCGGCCTGAGCAGGGCCTGGACCTCTGCATGAATACAGCTTCAGAGAGAGCGGTGGAtgaagggagggacagacaggtggacactGAGCACTGACTCCCACACTGTTTGATTCCATTTTTAAGATAAAGTTACATGTTATTGTCAGGTTGGGTCTTGCAGCAGCTTGTAAAACAGCAATGGGCAAGAACTGAATAATACAATGAAAGTAATGaagaataatacaaataacTAAGAAAAGATAATCAAAAAGACAGAGAGCCTCTCTAGTACCAGGGTACTTACTATGGCTGTAGGGAGTCCTGCATCCACTTTATCCTGCAGAGACGGAACACAAGGAGAGACCGTTAcaaacgctgtgtgtgtgtgtgtgtgtgtgtgtgtgtgtgtgtgtgtgtgtgtgtgtgtgtgtgtgtgtgtgtgtgtgtgtgtgtgtgtgtgtgtgtgtgtgtgtgtgtgtgtgtgtgtgtgtgtgtgtgtgtgtgagtacgtgcatgcgtgagtacgtgcatgcgtgagtacgtgcatgcgtgtgtggctTACAGCAGCAGAGACGATCTGGGCAGAGATCCCCTTCAGCAGACTGTGTCTAAGAACA
This genomic window from Gadus macrocephalus chromosome 15, ASM3116895v1 contains:
- the LOC132473697 gene encoding DELTA-stichotoxin-Hmg2b-like, which translates into the protein MPHRSCTVEINNSSGSYSLSDPRVFMESGCCEVPLPPMVGPCSQASAFFNKTEGAATGAVGVFTYNLFNYELNDYSHVLAVMYSVPYDRILYSNWCAVGVFERGTECDYSLYDALYNGSEDRFARAKADGGGVSYEGDYVVVGASMSDSGEAVVRVDINDLGMY